Proteins found in one Zea mays cultivar B73 chromosome 1, Zm-B73-REFERENCE-NAM-5.0, whole genome shotgun sequence genomic segment:
- the LOC542382 gene encoding globulin 2 precursor yields the protein MKVPVLLLLVSLCFSLALAWQTDTESGSGRPYHYGEESFRHWTRSRQGRFRVLERFTHELLEDAVGNYRVAELEAAPRAFLQPSHYDADEVMFVKEGEGVIVLLRGGKRESFCVREGDVMVIPAGAVVYSANTHQSEWFRVVMLLSPVVSTSGRFEEFFPIGGESPESFLSVFSDDVIQASFNTRREEWEKVFEKQSKGEITTASEEQIRELSRSCSRGGRSSRSEGGDSGSSSSKWEIKPSSLTDKKPTHSNSHGRHYEITGDECPHLRLLDMDVGLANIARGSMMAPSYNTRANKIAIVLKGQGYFEMACPHVSGGRSSPRRERGHGREEEEEREEEQGGGGGQKSRSYRQVKSRIREGSVIVIPAGHPTALVAGEDKNLAVLCFEVNASFDDKVFLAGTNSALQKMDRPAKLLAFGADEEQQVDRVIGAQKDAVFLRGPQSHRVSSV from the exons ATGAAAGTCCCGGTGCTTCTCCTCCTGGTCTCCCTGTGCTTCTCGCTCGCGCTCGCGTGGCAAACGGACACGGAATCGGGCTCAGGCAGGCCGTACCACTACGGCGAGGAGAGTTTCCGGCACTGGACGCGCTCCCGGCAGGGCCGGTTCAGGGTGCTGGAACGGTTCACCCACGAGCTGCTGGAGGACGCCGTCGGCAACTACCGCGTCGCCGAGCTGGAGGCCGCGCCGCGCGCGTTCCTGCAGCCCAGCCACTACGATGCCGACGAGGTGATGTTCGTGAAGGAAGGCGAGGGCGTCATCGTGCTGCTCCGCGGCGGGAAGAGGGAGTCGTTCTGCGTCAGGGAGGGCGACGTCATGGTCATCCCCGCGGGCGCCGTCGTGTACTCGGCCAACACGCACCAGTCGGAGTGGTTCCGCGTCGTCATGCTCCTCAGCCCCGTCGTCTCCACGTCTGGACGCTTCGAG GAGTTCTTCCCCATCGGAGGCGAGAGCCCCGAGTCCTTCCTCAGCGTCTTCAGCGACGACGTTATCCAGGCGTCGTTCAAC ACTCGCCGGGAGGAGTGGGAGAAAGTGTTCGAGAAGCAGAGCAAGGGGGAGATCACGACGGCGTCCGAGGAACAGATCCGGGAGCTGAGCAGGTCCTGCTCACGTGGTGGCCGCAGCAGCCGCAGCGAGGGTGGCGACTCGGGTTCTTCTTCTTCCAAGTGGGAGATCAAGCCGTCCAGCCTCACGGACAAGAAGCCGACCCATTCCAACAGCCACGGCAGGCACTACGAGATCACCGGCGACGAGTGCCCGCACCTCCGGCTGCTCGACATGGACGTCGGCCTGGCAAACATCGCCCGC GGTTCTATGATGGCGCCGAGCTACAACACCCGCGCCAACAAGATAGCTATCGTCCTCAAGGGCCAGGGCTACTTCGAGATGGCGTGCCCGCACGTCTCCGGCGGCCGGTCGTCGCCGCGCCGGGAGCGTGGGCACGGCCGAGAGGAAGAGGAGGAGCGGGAAGAGGAGCAAGGCGGTGGCGGTGGGCAAAAGTCGAGGAGCTACAGGCAGGTGAAATCCCGCATCAGAGAGGGCTCCGTCATCGTGATCCCGGCGGGGCACCCGACCGCGCTGGTCGCCGGCGAAGACAAGAACCTCGCCGTCCTCTGCTTCGAAGTGAACGCCAGCTTCGACGATAAGGTGTTCCTCGCGGGCACGAACAGcgcgcttcagaagatggataggCCGGCGAAGCTGCTGGCGTTCGGGGCGGACGAGGAGCAGCAGGTGGACCGTGTCATAGGAGCACAGAAGGACGCCGTCTTCCTGCGCGGGCCCCAGAGCCACAGGGTCTCGTCGGTGTAA